One Planctomycetia bacterium genomic region harbors:
- a CDS encoding restriction endonuclease subunit S: MISVTADVGMIGVVPNAFEDAHINQHVAICRPHDGNDVRFVGWFLASEAGGQKQFRQLQRGATKQGLGLDDIQNLNVPLAPLNEQHRIVAKIEELFSDLDAGMAALERAKANLKRYRAALLKAAVEGKLTEAWRKKHPKTEPASKLLERILTERRQKWEADQLAKFAAAGKQPPKNWREKYVEPSPPETSGLPELPKRWCWATIQQLAFVDVGFAFKSAEFAKTGVRLLRGENMEPGRLRWKDVRYWPHDKLAGYEHLLVEEGQIILAMDRPMVSAGLKLARAQASDLPCLLVQRMARLRMIDECPTDFLHYSMQTQAFINLLLGDQTGTQLPHISGAGIERYVTPLPPLLEQKQIASEVSENLSQIESAEAAITRDLLRATRLRQSILKQAFEGKLVPQDPSDEPAGVMLDRFKIVAARLSKTSKRGRV; encoded by the coding sequence TTGATTTCTGTTACAGCCGATGTTGGCATGATCGGTGTAGTTCCTAATGCATTTGAAGATGCCCATATCAATCAACACGTGGCGATATGTCGTCCTCACGACGGCAATGATGTGCGTTTCGTAGGGTGGTTCTTGGCATCAGAAGCTGGTGGACAAAAACAGTTTCGGCAACTTCAGCGAGGTGCGACCAAACAAGGACTAGGGCTTGACGACATACAAAACCTGAATGTTCCGCTCGCTCCACTCAACGAACAGCACCGCATCGTCGCCAAGATTGAAGAACTCTTCTCCGACCTGGATGCCGGGATGGCGGCGTTGGAGCGGGCGAAGGCGAATCTGAAACGATACCGCGCCGCTCTCCTCAAAGCCGCCGTCGAAGGCAAGCTCACTGAAGCCTGGCGAAAAAAGCATCCCAAGACGGAACCCGCTTCCAAACTCCTCGAACGCATCCTCACCGAACGCCGCCAGAAGTGGGAAGCTGACCAACTTGCCAAGTTCGCCGCCGCTGGCAAACAGCCACCCAAGAACTGGCGGGAGAAGTATGTGGAACCATCGCCACCGGAAACGAGTGGGTTGCCGGAGTTGCCGAAGCGGTGGTGTTGGGCTACGATCCAACAACTTGCTTTTGTTGACGTGGGATTTGCTTTCAAGAGTGCAGAGTTCGCTAAAACTGGAGTCCGCTTGCTACGTGGCGAGAATATGGAACCTGGGAGGCTGCGTTGGAAAGATGTCCGCTATTGGCCACATGACAAGCTTGCTGGTTATGAGCACCTGCTCGTAGAAGAGGGACAGATCATTCTTGCGATGGATCGACCGATGGTCTCAGCTGGTCTAAAGCTTGCAAGGGCACAAGCGAGCGATTTACCTTGCCTGCTTGTGCAACGGATGGCTAGATTGCGAATGATCGACGAGTGTCCAACAGATTTTTTGCATTATTCGATGCAGACCCAAGCGTTTATTAACCTTCTGCTTGGTGATCAAACAGGAACTCAACTCCCTCACATTAGCGGGGCTGGGATCGAAAGATATGTAACACCATTACCTCCACTATTGGAGCAAAAGCAAATAGCGTCTGAGGTCTCTGAAAACCTGTCACAAATCGAAAGTGCCGAAGCCGCCATCACCCGCGACCTCCTCCGAGCCACTCGCCTTCGTCAAAGCATCCTCAAGCAAGCCTTCGAGGGAAAACTAGTGCCGCAAGACCCCAGCGATGA